GAAGAATCTGGCCGAAGACATACGACTCCCAGAATGCCGCGGCGAGCGTGGATGCCGTCAGCTCCCGTGCCGAACGAAATCCTGCGAGAAATGCCGCCAGACCGGTGTCGAGGAATGCGAGCTTGGGCGCTTTGATCAGCCGCTTGGTGCGATTGCCGAAATACGGTTCGATCATGGTCACCACTCCCGATGTCTGAAGCAGCCCTGCCCATTTACGTGCGGTATTGGGAGCAATGCCGGTATCTCGTGCAAGGTCGGAGTAATTGATCATCTGAGACGTCCGCAGCGCACAGGCGCGCAGAAACCGATTGAACTCCGGCAGGTCCGCAACACGCAGCACGTTGCGCACATCGCGTTCAAGATAGGTGGCGACGTAGGCGGGAAACCACAGGTCAGGATCGGTCCCACGGTGCAGCTCGGGATATCCGCCGAGAAACAGGTAGCGACACTCCTCGATCGCATGGCCTGCCGCGAGCAATTCGGCCCTCGCGAGTGTATGCAGATTCAGCACCGCGCAACGCCCCGCCAAGCTCTCCGACACGCCATGCATGAGCGGGAATACTTGCGATCCGGTCAAGAGAAAGCGGCCGGGCGAGCGATCCTGGTCGATGTGGACTTTGAGATGCCGCAGCAGTGACGGCGCATACTGAATTTCGTCGATGATCACCGGTGGCGGATAGGCCTTGAGCAACTCGTCGGGTGCGGTGCGCGCGGCTTCCGCATTCGCGGGGAGATCGAGAGGCAGATAGGAAGTACGGGGATAGAGATGCCGCAGCAGAGAGGTCTTGCCGGTCTGTCTCGCGCCGGTGATGAGCACAGCGGGAAACTGCTTCGCCATGCGCCGAATGAGCCCCTCAACGTCCCTCGCAATCCACATGCGGATAATATGCACTGACGGTGCAAATCATGCAACTACTCTCTCTTCAGTGTCCTCGTCTGCCCGTGGACATTGACATGCACTCATGATGCAAGAAGCAGCCGCCCTAACTGGGCGACAATTCGTTCCGCTGCCTTCCCGTCCCATTTCGGTGGAATCGCCCCTTTCTTCCACTGCCCGGCCATCAAACGTGTCAAAGCCGGCGGGAGCTTCTTCGGATCCGTGCCGATCAACTCGTTGGTCCCGATCGTCACGGTTTCCGGTCGTTCGGTGTTGTCGCGCAAGGTCAAGCAAGGCACGCCCAGCACGGTCGTTTCTTCCGTAATTCCGCCCGAATCGGTAATGACGCCACGGGCATGTTTGACGAGATAGTTAAACTCCAGATACCCCAACGGGTCGACATAGTGCATCGACGGGAGCGCCTTGCCCGCTTCACGGAGATTTTTCGCGGTACGCGGATGGACGGGAAACACGACCGGTACGCCCTGGGTGTTGTCCGCGATGGCCTGCAACAGGGCGAGCAGTTTGTGTTCACCGTCTACGTTAGCCGGACGATGCAATGTCACGACACAGTATTGCTGCGGTGTCAGGGCGAGAGACGTCCAGCAGGCCGGCGGCCGCAACCGTCCTTCGTGCTTGAGCAGGGTGTCGATCATGGTATTGCCGACGAAAAAGATACGGTCCTCGGTGACCCCGGCGCGGCGCAGGTTGTCGTTGGCCGTGTCGCTGGTGGTGAAAAACCAATTGGTGATGGAGTCGGTCACCACGCGATTGATTTCTTCCGGCATGGTCCAGTCGAGTGAGCGAATGCCGCCCTCTACGTGGGCGACGGGGATGCCCATTTTCCGGGCCACGATGGAACAGGCCATCGTCGAGGTTACATCCCCCACTACGAGGCAGAGATCACTCGCGTCTTTCAGCAGCACTTTTTCGTAGCCCACCATGATGCCTGCGGTCTGCTCGGCTTGTGTCCCAGACCCGACTTCCAGGTTGATGTCGGGATCGGGAATGCCCAGTTCTTCGAAAAAACTGCCGGACATGGCTTTGTCGTAATGTTGCCCGGTGTGAATCAGCCGATAGCGTAGGGCGCTCCCGCCCCTTGCCTGTGCGGCGCGCAAGGCGTCGATGATCGGCGCGATTTTCATGAAATTGGGTCGTGCTCCGGCGATCAGGTCAATGCGCTTCATGGGTGTGGTTCCAGTTGAGATATGGCGATGGTGATCCGCCTTTCCTCATTACATAGCGGACCTTGCGCAACCCGTCAACAAAAAGGACGGTGAGGACGACCGAGATGGATGACGATGCACAGCGGGACTGCGTGAGGGGAGATGCCCGCAGGGGCTAGGCGCGACGCGATGAACGGTTATTCCTTTTCGACCAGCCTCCACCCTTGCTTTTGCAGGCAGCGTTCGGTGGCTTGAATGATCAGGAGTTGAATGCCCTGTTGCAGCTTGGGATCGCGCAGGGTGTCGGCCTGACACTTGTTGTAGTCCTGGGCGTACTGGTCTTTCGGGCGCGTCGGATGGACCCACTCTGCGCTACCGCAGGCGGTCAACAGGGACACCAACATGATTGAGCACAGCAGGCGAGCGGGACGCGTCATGGAGAGCCTCATGGTGAATCGGGGGTGCATCGCGGGTCTCAGGGAGGGGAAGATAAACTGCGGAGCGGAGGGGCGTCAAGTCGGCGAGCGGCGGTGCTTACGGAAGCGGAACGGAGAACGTCACCTGGGTACCTTGCTCGTTATAGGTCAAATCGGGGAAGAAGGCCTTGGAGAGAAACACGCCGCGGCCGTTGGCGTCATGGCTGTCGCAGGGCTGGTTGCCCCGCGTCAGCAGGCGATTCCAGGCAAACCCGTTCCCCTCATCCGCAATCGCGTAGTGGAGTCGTCGATGGCGAAGGTCGTACCCGGCCTGGACGACCACGCGACGCTCGGCGAAGCGCGGGTCCCGCCGGCGCGCCTCGATCAACGCATCGAATCGGTCGGTGCTGAGCGCCTGGCGTTTCTCGTGATATTGGATTTCGAGGCTGCCATGTTCCACGGCGTTGACGATAAGTTCGATGAGGGTGGCCTGGAGGTGCAGGCGTTGAGATTCCGGCAGGTTTCCGGCGGTCTGCTCCATCAACCAGCTCACACAGGCTTCGACGTGGTGGGGATCGGTGCCGATGGTCACACGGTAGTCCAGTCGATCGATGCCGGGAATCGCCTCCACCGGGCGTGAGAGCCGTTGGATCGCTCGATCCAGGGCCAGGCCGATCTCCTTCCCGCTGGTCGGGAGCGGCAGATAGTCTGTGGCGCCCGCGCGTATGGCCGCGAGGATCGTCCCCTGCTCCGTTGTCTGGGTCGACGCAATCGTGGCTGTGGCGGGAGCCCGCTTGTGTATGTCCTGAATCAGCACCAACCCCATACGCCCCGGCAAGAACAGGTCGGTGATGACGATCTCAGGTCGTGCCATCTCGACCATAGCGAGTGCCGCCTTCGGATCCGGAGCGGTGACGACGGAGAGGTTGCGAGAGGTGGCTTGTTCCAGCGTGAGGGCTAATGCGTCCGCATCGGGGATGACGGTCAACAGCGTCTGGGACGAGCCCGGCACAGTCATGTGGGAAAGCCCTTTTCGATGATCGTGGTCAGGGCCGCCGTGAGTCGCGCGGTCTCTGTCTGCACCTGCTCGGCCAGTGCGGCGAGTTCCTGTACGGCGGCCTTGCGCGCGGATTCTTCGAGGTGGGCCGCGGAAGCCACCGCCGGTTTGGCGCAGAACTCCATGGCTGATCCCTTCAGCTTGTGCGCTTCCTTGATCAGAGCCGGGAGGTCGCCGGCGGTCATCGCCGTCCGGAGGGCGGCAAGTGCTTGGGGGGTGCGTTCCACGAACAGGCCGGCCAACGTCAGAAAGAGCTCCTGGTCCCCGTCCAACCGCTCGAGTGCAGCAGCCAGGTCCATGATTGATTGAGATTCCACTATGCCCTCCCCTTGTGCGTGGTCGACCGGTCCTGAATTTCCAGCCCGAGCAGCGCGACATCGTCGGGGAAGATGTCCCCGCCTAACCAGTGATGGGCGGTGGCCATGGTTTCCGTGATGCTGTGCACGAGTGTGGACGCGTGATGCTCCTCGAGTGTGGCCTGCAGGCGAGCTCGGCCCCAGAGTTCACCGGTCGACGACGGCGCTTCGTAGATGCCGTCGCTCAGCAGATACAGACGATCGAGCGGCTGCAGCTGCGTTGAGACGCTGTCGAACGTCGAGTCAGGATCGAATCCCAACGGAAGACTGGCGGAGGCGAGCCATCGGGAGTCGCCACTGTTGGCATGCACAAATGCGCCCCCATGGCCTGCGGTGGCATAGGACAAGCGGGAGGACTCGAGATCGAGTCGCCCCACCCAGAGGGTAAAATACTCGCCGTCCTGCGTGAGGGGAAAACGCCGGTTGGCCTCGTTCACGATCGCTCCGGGATCGAAACTGCCCACGGCTTTCAGGAGATTGTCTTCGCGCAGAAAACTCATGAGTCCCACTGCGCGCAAGGCTGCGGCGACACCGTGGCCGGACGCATCGAGAATATAGAGCCCGAGCGCATCCGGTCCCCAGGGACAGACCTGGAAGAGATCGCCCCCCAACGCAAGCGACGGTTGATAGGCCCAGTGCATGGCGATACCCGGCGCCGGCATCCCCGGCAGGGGGAGTTGCGCACGCACGAAGGCCGCGGCCGACTGGAGTTCGCTCTCCAACTCGTGCTGTTTGGCTGAGAGTAATTTGTGCGACCGATCCAGGTCGTCCCGGGTGCGTTCGATCTCACGAACCAGGGCGCTGGATCGGAGGCTGGCGTGCACCCGCGCCAAGACTTCCTGTTTGCTGGCGGCTTTACTGAGAAAATCGTCGGCGCCGCGCGAGAGCCCTTCGGCAATCTGCTCGGGCCGGTCATGCGCGGTCATGAGGACGACCTGGCTGGATCGTAATTCGGGATCCGCACGAATCGCCTCGCAGACACTGGGACCGTCCATGCCCGGCATCATCCAATCGAGGATCACCAAGTCCGGACGGTGCGCGCGGATCGCGGTCAAGCCGGCGCTTCCATCGACCGCCTCGATCACACGATACCCCAAACGTTTCAACCGACCGGCCATGCCGATTCTCGTGATTTCATCGTCGTCGACGAGCAAAATCACCGGGGTTGGTTTGGCAGCCGGCCCAACGCCGGCCGGCTGTGTCATCTGCGGTGCGGGTTCACCCACGTACACTGCTCCTGAGAGTCTTCAACCGGCCGCCGGCAGGGTGGTTGCCGCAAGGGCGTCCTGCTCCGAGTGGTAGACCGGCAACATCTGATGCAGGTTGGCTAGAGTGATGATTTCCTTCACGTAACTTTGCGGGTTCAGGAGCGCGAATCGTCCCGGCCTGCCGCTCAGGCTTTGTGCCACGAGTGCCAAGGTTCCGAGTGCCGAACTGTCCAGGAAGCGAACCCCGTGCATGTTCAGAATCACCTGCCGGCACCCGGTCGATTTGACGCGATCAACCGCCCCCTTGAAGGCGGCGCGGTTGGCGTAGGTCAGCTCCCCGACCAGATCGAGAATGACGGCATTTCCGACACGTCGCTCAGTAATCTGCATGCCCGGCTCTCTCCCTGACCGTGGAGGGGCTCAAGCGCTCTTCTTGGCCATCGACGGGGCGTCCGTTTCGATCAGCGGAATCGTCTTGTGCAAATTCGCCAACTCGATAATCTGCCGGACCGTCGGCTGGGGATAGGCCAGCGACAACGTACGTTTCTCCGCTTGCAACTGCCGGTGGGAAATCATCAGCAGTCCTAATGCCGCGCTGTCGAGAAACGCCACCTGTGAGAGGTCGATCACGATCTGGTCGACTCCGTCGACGGCGACCGATTTCAACATTTCCTGAAATGGTTTACGCTGTGTGTACGTAAAGTTGCCTTCCAGCTTCAAGGTCACCTTCCGGTTATTGACTTCCTTCGTGATTTTCATCGTGGCTCCTCTATGGCAAAAGTGAACGATCAGGCACGGGTGACATGACTCAGCACGGTTGCGGCAATATCTTTGAGGGGGCGCACGACGTCGGCCGCGCCCAGCTTAATGGCTTCTTTGGGCATCCCGAAGACGACGCAGGAGGCCTCATCCTGCGCAATGGTATAGGCCCCGGCTTCTTTCATCTTGAGCAATCCCTTCGCGCCGTCGCCGCCCATCCCGGTCAGGATCACGCCCACTGAATTGCCTCCCGCATACTGCGCGACGGAGTCGAACATGACATCGACCGAGGGGCGATGGCGATTGACCGGCTCATTCTGATTGATGCGCACCGAATAGCGCGCGCCGCTGCGGACCAAGGTCATGTGGTAGTTGCCGGGCGCAATCAGCGCATGACCAGGCAACACACTGTCTCCGTCTTCGGCCTCCTTCACGGAGATGCGGCAGAGTTCGTTCATCCGATCGGCCCAGGTCTTGGTAAAACGCTCCGGCATGTGCTGCGTGATCAGGATCGGCGGGGTATTGGGTGGCAGCACCTGCAACACCTCCTTGACGGCCTCGGTCCCGCCGGTCGAAGATCCGATCGCGATGATCATGTCGGTGGTCTTGATCATCGCCGAGTTCAGTTGGGTCGGCCTCGCAGCAGCCTGTGCGCCTGCAGCAGGCGTCCGTCGAAGCGTAGCGGTGGCCGCGCCTTTGACCTTGGCGATCAAGTCGGCGGCAACGTCGTCCATTCCCTGGCGGAGATCGATCTTCGGTTTGGTGATAAAGTCCACCGCGCCGAGCTCCATGGCACGGAGGGTGGTCTCGCAGCCGGCCTCGGTCAATGAACTGACCATGATCACCGGCGTGGGACGTCCCCGCATGAGCTTTTCCAGAAAGGTCAAGCCGTCCATCTTGGGCATTTCCACATCCAAGGTCAGCACGTCGGGATTCAGCGCCTTGATCTTCTCTCTGGCGACATACGGGTCCGGCGCGCTGCCGATGACCTCGATGTCGGGGTCTTTTGACAGCAGCTCAGCCAACACTTGTCTCATCAACGCGGAATCATCGATCGTCAAGACTCGAATTTTAGCCATTGCCGAACATCTCCAGGTCTTGTGGTGTGGCTGCGAACAGGGCCACCACTGGGGGTCTACATTTAGAAAAGCGTAATATCGCTCTGTTGCGTCGTGGGCTCCTCTGCGATCCGATGCTGGTAGGCGGACTCTCGCTCGTAAATTGTACGATTCTTGACCCGTTCGATCTTTTTCATCAGCACGCGCCCGGAATCCGTAAAGTAGTACACCTTGCGCGGATACACGTCGCCGAGATCGCTCTTGGCGATGGCATACCCTTCGGTCTTCAGAAATTGCAGCACCCATTCGGTATTGCGGGCCCCGACATCGATATTGCCTTCGTAGATTCTCCCGGCGCCGAACAGTTTGATTTCGAGACGATGCTTCACCCCGCCACGTTTGAGAATCTCATTGATCAACTGTTCCATCGCAAACGAGCCATAGCGCGTCGATTCCCCGCCCCAGGAATCTCCGGATTGGTGCTCCTTCGGCGCGGGGAGCATAAAATGGTTCATGCCTCCGACGCCGACGATCGGATCGCGAATGCAGGCGGAAATGCAGGAGCCGAGGACCGTATACACCACCATCGATTCCCGACTGACGAAGAATTCGCCCGGCAGAATGCAGGCGATTTCATGAGGAAACCGGCGATCGTGCATCCGGCGGATATGAGAAAATGTATCGGTGTCGATAGCGGGCATCTCGCTCAGGCTTCCTTCCAGTAGATGGTCGGGGCAATTGATTTGAAGGGATGAGAAACCCACTGCAGACTTTCTGAGTGCCCGATGAACAAATATCCGCCCGGCTTGAGGTGATGATAAAACTTGTTCACCAGCCGTTCCTGCGTGGGGCGATCGAAGTAGATCATCACGTTTCGGCAGAAGATCAGGTCAAGCGGGGCCTTGATGGGGAACCGATCGTCCATCAGATTCAACCGTCGAAATGTGATGATCGCGGAGAGATGTGGTTTGACCTTCACCAGCCCCTCACTGTCTCCACGTCCCTGGAGAAAATGCCGCTTCACGATCTCCGCCGGAACCTCGCGTACCCGCTCCTCCGCGTACAGTCCCTTGGCGGCATGTGCCAAGACGCGAGTGGAGATATCTGAGGCAAGAATCTGAA
Above is a genomic segment from Nitrospira defluvii containing:
- a CDS encoding ATP-binding protein, which translates into the protein MAKQFPAVLITGARQTGKTSLLRHLYPRTSYLPLDLPANAEAARTAPDELLKAYPPPVIIDEIQYAPSLLRHLKVHIDQDRSPGRFLLTGSQVFPLMHGVSESLAGRCAVLNLHTLARAELLAAGHAIEECRYLFLGGYPELHRGTDPDLWFPAYVATYLERDVRNVLRVADLPEFNRFLRACALRTSQMINYSDLARDTGIAPNTARKWAGLLQTSGVVTMIEPYFGNRTKRLIKAPKLAFLDTGLAAFLAGFRSARELTASTLAAAFWESYVFGQILRQAASRADAAPVGYWRTAGGPEVDVVIDRAGALTAVECKWKEHPGPADADGLKALEAAEPGRVKQKMIVCRTKAAYRLPDGTWVVSPSDALKRLTGT
- the wecB gene encoding non-hydrolyzing UDP-N-acetylglucosamine 2-epimerase; the protein is MKRIDLIAGARPNFMKIAPIIDALRAAQARGGSALRYRLIHTGQHYDKAMSGSFFEELGIPDPDINLEVGSGTQAEQTAGIMVGYEKVLLKDASDLCLVVGDVTSTMACSIVARKMGIPVAHVEGGIRSLDWTMPEEINRVVTDSITNWFFTTSDTANDNLRRAGVTEDRIFFVGNTMIDTLLKHEGRLRPPACWTSLALTPQQYCVVTLHRPANVDGEHKLLALLQAIADNTQGVPVVFPVHPRTAKNLREAGKALPSMHYVDPLGYLEFNYLVKHARGVITDSGGITEETTVLGVPCLTLRDNTERPETVTIGTNELIGTDPKKLPPALTRLMAGQWKKGAIPPKWDGKAAERIVAQLGRLLLAS
- a CDS encoding response regulator, with amino-acid sequence MTVPGSSQTLLTVIPDADALALTLEQATSRNLSVVTAPDPKAALAMVEMARPEIVITDLFLPGRMGLVLIQDIHKRAPATATIASTQTTEQGTILAAIRAGATDYLPLPTSGKEIGLALDRAIQRLSRPVEAIPGIDRLDYRVTIGTDPHHVEACVSWLMEQTAGNLPESQRLHLQATLIELIVNAVEHGSLEIQYHEKRQALSTDRFDALIEARRRDPRFAERRVVVQAGYDLRHRRLHYAIADEGNGFAWNRLLTRGNQPCDSHDANGRGVFLSKAFFPDLTYNEQGTQVTFSVPLP
- a CDS encoding Hpt domain-containing protein yields the protein MESQSIMDLAAALERLDGDQELFLTLAGLFVERTPQALAALRTAMTAGDLPALIKEAHKLKGSAMEFCAKPAVASAAHLEESARKAAVQELAALAEQVQTETARLTAALTTIIEKGFPT
- a CDS encoding PP2C family protein-serine/threonine phosphatase, which encodes MGEPAPQMTQPAGVGPAAKPTPVILLVDDDEITRIGMAGRLKRLGYRVIEAVDGSAGLTAIRAHRPDLVILDWMMPGMDGPSVCEAIRADPELRSSQVVLMTAHDRPEQIAEGLSRGADDFLSKAASKQEVLARVHASLRSSALVREIERTRDDLDRSHKLLSAKQHELESELQSAAAFVRAQLPLPGMPAPGIAMHWAYQPSLALGGDLFQVCPWGPDALGLYILDASGHGVAAALRAVGLMSFLREDNLLKAVGSFDPGAIVNEANRRFPLTQDGEYFTLWVGRLDLESSRLSYATAGHGGAFVHANSGDSRWLASASLPLGFDPDSTFDSVSTQLQPLDRLYLLSDGIYEAPSSTGELWGRARLQATLEEHHASTLVHSITETMATAHHWLGGDIFPDDVALLGLEIQDRSTTHKGRA
- a CDS encoding STAS domain-containing protein, which encodes MQITERRVGNAVILDLVGELTYANRAAFKGAVDRVKSTGCRQVILNMHGVRFLDSSALGTLALVAQSLSGRPGRFALLNPQSYVKEIITLANLHQMLPVYHSEQDALAATTLPAAG
- a CDS encoding STAS domain-containing protein; this translates as MKITKEVNNRKVTLKLEGNFTYTQRKPFQEMLKSVAVDGVDQIVIDLSQVAFLDSAALGLLMISHRQLQAEKRTLSLAYPQPTVRQIIELANLHKTIPLIETDAPSMAKKSA
- a CDS encoding protein-glutamate methylesterase/protein-glutamine glutaminase, which encodes MAKIRVLTIDDSALMRQVLAELLSKDPDIEVIGSAPDPYVAREKIKALNPDVLTLDVEMPKMDGLTFLEKLMRGRPTPVIMVSSLTEAGCETTLRAMELGAVDFITKPKIDLRQGMDDVAADLIAKVKGAATATLRRTPAAGAQAAARPTQLNSAMIKTTDMIIAIGSSTGGTEAVKEVLQVLPPNTPPILITQHMPERFTKTWADRMNELCRISVKEAEDGDSVLPGHALIAPGNYHMTLVRSGARYSVRINQNEPVNRHRPSVDVMFDSVAQYAGGNSVGVILTGMGGDGAKGLLKMKEAGAYTIAQDEASCVVFGMPKEAIKLGAADVVRPLKDIAATVLSHVTRA
- the cheD gene encoding chemoreceptor glutamine deamidase CheD, which translates into the protein MPAIDTDTFSHIRRMHDRRFPHEIACILPGEFFVSRESMVVYTVLGSCISACIRDPIVGVGGMNHFMLPAPKEHQSGDSWGGESTRYGSFAMEQLINEILKRGGVKHRLEIKLFGAGRIYEGNIDVGARNTEWVLQFLKTEGYAIAKSDLGDVYPRKVYYFTDSGRVLMKKIERVKNRTIYERESAYQHRIAEEPTTQQSDITLF
- a CDS encoding CheR family methyltransferase, with translation MEYAISKQEYEKIRTLLYDESGISLGDSKQSLVVSRLTKRLRHLHMDSFASYCEYVTQDNSGEEFTRMLDLLSTNKTDFFREPKHFDFLRERILPTREKDKQIRIWSSACSTGEEPYTIAMTLYESVRTPEQWNFQILASDISTRVLAHAAKGLYAEERVREVPAEIVKRHFLQGRGDSEGLVKVKPHLSAIITFRRLNLMDDRFPIKAPLDLIFCRNVMIYFDRPTQERLVNKFYHHLKPGGYLFIGHSESLQWVSHPFKSIAPTIYWKEA